One segment of bacterium DNA contains the following:
- a CDS encoding T9SS type A sorting domain-containing protein, which produces MKALFQGLTVTALVACLVMAGLQTGAAQPCLFTYTEVDMGNLAACYPTQVNNPGHGLSGVAWLGPQITGEAQPRDSLAADSCSGNFPGLDPGTDGVAFFGIPWQPCSQVTIAVLVSSGPNYTAYHDCGGSLYLNGWQDGNLNGSFDDDVTCSASGSSEWIIQDAVVDPGLHIYTFPNPINIPLHGGPHWGVFRFRLSSHQMGRYGYGLNPQDPACPADSGTCALDSVGEVEDYWICGLMIGIELVSFEAVPADHAVNLSWTTASEIQNDHFEIMRDGTTIARVSGTHSDTLHSYSYIDGGVAIGDVYHYMLVAVDVNGGRVELDSASAGPLTVPSLAGGYLPRECFLAPNYPNPFNPATRISFSLPKAERVSLLVFDRMGRKVQTLADGQYMAGSHTLTFDGTALPSGLYFCSLTTSSGFRQTGKMVLLK; this is translated from the coding sequence ATGAAGGCGCTTTTCCAAGGACTGACTGTTACTGCACTTGTCGCGTGTCTGGTGATGGCAGGATTGCAGACCGGAGCTGCTCAGCCGTGCCTCTTCACTTATACCGAAGTGGACATGGGCAATCTCGCGGCCTGCTATCCGACCCAAGTCAACAATCCGGGCCACGGCCTTTCCGGTGTTGCTTGGCTCGGACCACAAATCACGGGGGAAGCTCAGCCGAGGGACTCGCTTGCCGCAGATAGTTGCAGTGGTAACTTTCCGGGGCTCGACCCGGGAACAGACGGCGTGGCGTTCTTTGGCATCCCTTGGCAACCGTGCTCGCAGGTCACGATCGCTGTGTTAGTATCTTCGGGTCCCAACTATACGGCATACCATGATTGCGGCGGCTCGCTCTACCTAAATGGATGGCAGGATGGAAACCTGAACGGAAGCTTCGACGATGACGTTACCTGCAGTGCCAGTGGCTCTTCCGAATGGATTATTCAGGATGCCGTGGTCGATCCCGGACTGCATATTTACACCTTTCCGAACCCGATAAATATCCCTCTGCATGGCGGCCCGCATTGGGGCGTGTTCCGTTTCCGCCTCAGCAGCCACCAAATGGGGCGGTATGGCTACGGCTTGAATCCGCAAGATCCGGCTTGTCCGGCGGACAGTGGCACCTGTGCTTTGGATTCTGTAGGCGAAGTGGAAGACTATTGGATTTGCGGTCTCATGATAGGTATCGAATTGGTCAGCTTCGAAGCCGTCCCGGCGGATCACGCGGTGAATTTGAGTTGGACGACAGCATCGGAAATACAGAACGACCATTTTGAGATTATGCGCGACGGTACAACGATTGCTCGAGTCAGCGGCACTCATTCGGACACCCTGCATTCCTACAGCTACATAGACGGCGGTGTGGCCATTGGGGACGTTTACCATTACATGTTGGTGGCTGTGGATGTGAACGGTGGGCGGGTGGAGTTGGATAGTGCCAGCGCTGGACCGTTGACCGTCCCGTCGTTGGCCGGGGGATACTTGCCGCGGGAGTGCTTCTTGGCACCCAACTATCCGAATCCCTTTAATCCGGCCACACGGATCAGCTTCAGCCTGCCGAAAGCCGAAAGGGTAAGTCTTTTGGTCTTCGACAGGATGGGACGAAAGGTACAAACCCTGGCCGACGGGCAATATATGGCGGGGAGCCACACGCTGACCTTTGACGGCACAGCGTTGCCGTCCGGTCTCTATTTCTGTTCCCTCACAACATCGTCCGGCTTCCGCCAAACAGGGAAAATGGTATTGCTGAAGTAG